DNA from Arthrobacter sp. PvP023:
CGGCAGACTTCAGCGCCTCACCCTGGCGGGTCCGTGCGACTTGCTCCGGAGAGTCTTCGGCCGCAATCTCACCTGCCGCCGTTTCCAGGACAGTTGGATACCACGCCATCGGCGGCTTATGCCAGGCTGTGACCAGGCGGAGGTGGCCATTGCGCTGCCGCGCCTCATCCATGGCCCAGTCCAGTGCAGCCTGGGAATATTCGGAACCGTCAAAACCGACAACAATCAAGAATGAACCGGTACTGGCCATCTGTCTTTCCTTTCACTGCCTCGCCGAACCGTGCCGCGCCGAGCCTGACCTGTGAGGGCTACACAGCAATCCGGGCACGCTCGCCTGACCCTGGGACGGACCAGACTGCGTGCGGGGTTCGGTTCCAGCTGTCATGGTTCCATCGGACGCCCGTGCCGGCGTCGGGGGTAGAGTCCAAGGTCCCCGGCGTCGCCGTCGTACGCCGACGCCATAGGAAACCCACAGGTCCGCCGCCTACCATGGCCCACATGAAAGCTGCCCGGGACGCCCGCTCTGCCGCCGTCGTCATCAACGCCGGATCACGCCGAGGGGTTGCACAGGAGATTGCCGTGGACACGATGCGCAAGGCAGGCGTGCCGATCTCCGCCGTGCACCGGGTCCAGTCCGGGGGCGAGCTGGCCGCGACGCTTGATCGGGTGCTTGCGGACGGGCACGACCTGATCGTTGTAGGTGGCGGAGACGGGACCGTGAGCTACGCCGCCGGCCGGGTTGCCGGCACCAACGTTGCGCTCGGCGTTCTTCCGCTGGGCACCGCCAACGACTTCGCCCGCACGCTGGAGATACCGAACAACCTGGCCGAGGCGTGCGCCACCATCGCAGAAGGAAAAGTGGTGGACATCGACCTCGGCCGGGCCAATGGTGAGCCGTTCCTCAACGTTGCGTCCGTGGGCCTGTCCGTGGCTGTGACGGAGGCTCTGAGCCCCCGCCTGAAGCGGTACATCGGGCCATTGGCCTACAGCGTCGCCACGCTTCGGGCTTATGCCCGGCACAAGCCGTTCCGGGCCCGCCTCGAGTTCCCCGAGGGGGACCACGAGCCGATGGAGCTCGACAACCTGCTTCAGGTCGCCGTCGGCAATGGCCGGTATTACGGCGGCGGCAACACGGTCTCTCCCACGGCAGGAATCGATGACCACATCCTCGACGTCTACGCCATCCTGGCCGGCCCGCTCCGGGAGCACGTGAGTATTGCACGGCTGCTCAAGGACGGCAGCTTCATCAAACACGACAAGGTGTACCACCTGACCAGCCGGCATGTACGACTGGTCACGGAGCCGCCGCTGCCGGTAAACCTCGACGGCGAGATCGCGACGGTCACGCCTGCCGACTTCACTGTCCAGCGCAACGCCGTCCACGTGGTGGTGCCCCAGAGCAGCACCAGCGCGTTGCTTGACGGACCGGGCGCCGCGGACTGACCGCCGTCGTGATTCCCCGACGGCGGAAGGTTGTGACTATCTGGTAACAAGCCGCCACAGGGACGTAACCTCGGCCGTGCGCGCCTCGAACAGAGGATCGTCCCGGTCCGATGCCTTCGGATGCGTTGGCTTGGTGTCCAGCCGTTCCATCACCTTCAGCCCGGCCGCCTCGATGGCGGCCAGCAGACCCTCACGCGACCGCAGGCCAAGGTGCTCGGCCAGGTCGGAGAGGACCAGCCAGCCCTCCCCGCCCGGCTCAAGATGGTCGGAGAGTTCGTTCAGGAAGCGGAACAGCATTCTGCTGCCGGGGTCGTAGACGGCACTGTCCAGGCTGGAATGCGGCGTGGCCGGAATCCAAGGCGGGTTGCACACGATGAGCGGTGCCCGCCCGGGCGGGAACATGTCGGCCAGGACGGCCTCGGCACGGTCCTGGACACCGAGGTTCCGGAAATTCTCAGCGGCGCAGGCGATGGCACGCGGTTCATTGTCCGTAGCCACCACGCGGTGGACGCCACGGCTCGCGAGGACGGCAGCGAGCACCCCGGTGCCGGTGCCGACGTCGAACGCCAGCGTGTCAGAGGGCAGCGCAGCGGCGGCGACGAGGTCCACATACTCACTCCGGGTGGGGAAGAACGTGCCGTAGTGCGGGTGGATGCGGCCCTGCAGGGCATCGACGTGGACGCCTTTACGTCGCCACTCGTGCGCGCCAATGGCCCCGACAAGCTCATGCAGGGACACAACGGAGGATTCGCCGATTTCGCCGTACGCTTCAGCGGCGGCCTCCCGGATATCCGGTGCGCGGCGCAGCGGCACCACCGGACCCGGATCAAGCGGAATCAGCAGGAGCCCGAGAATGCGTGCACGGTGCGAGGCGGACTGGCGGTGCCGATAGAACTTTTCGGCCGGAGTTGCTGCGGTCTCTCTCTTTTCGGCGCCCATCCGCCGGTCCATGGCGTTGAGGATCTGCCGTGCATTGTGGAAGTCACCGTGCCAGAGCATCGCGATCCCCTGTGACGCCATCCGGTTCGCATCATTGGCCGTGAGGGAGTCGGAGACCACTTGGACGCGCGTCGGCGCCGGCCTGCCGTTCGCTGAACGCCATCGCGCGGTCATGCTTTCACCGGCCTCGGCCCAGGTCACGATGGCGGGAGCATCCACCGCAGCTGCGCGCGAGTGGTTAAGGACCGACGTCGGGATTCCCACGGGAGCTGGCGTGTCGGTGGTGATAAAGGTCCGTTCCAGGCGTCAGAGGAGCCGATCGGCGACTGACGATTGCGGCGGTGATTCCACGACGTCCAAGGCCACGGCCCAAGATTCCGGACCGTCATCCGGCCGCGAACTGAGCTTGGTTGATCGCCGCTGGGGCACTTCAACCTACATAGTCAGGATACAGGTGTGCCGTCAGCGGGAGGTGACGTGCCGTCGTCGTACGCAATGCCATACTGACGCCATGGCTACAGGAATGACCCGGGGTGGGGCAGCACTGCGTTACGCACTGGCTTCAGTCCTGCTGAAAGACAAGCCCTCCCGCCCCGTCCTCCATGCCCTAGAGAACGCCGTGCCGTCAAGCATAGACACCGTCCCGACGGGCCCAGGCCAAGGCCGTTCGGCCCTATCAACCTGCGGCAAGCGGACGAAAGCTTAAAACAGATAGGCGCTGGGACGAACGCCCGCGGGCCCCGCACCGAGCCTTTGCCAGACCGCGAGCTCTGAGGACATCCGGACATGTCAATCGACAAGCGCCGGCTCCCGTTGCGCAGGCGGGCCGCGACGCACGGAACTCAGCGCCATGATGTGACCCGCAAGGCCCTGCTCGCCGCAGGAGCGCTGTCTTCGCTGCTCTACGTGGTTGCCACAGATGGCGTGGCGGCGTCCATGTGGGACGGGTACCGACGCACCGAACAGATGGTGAGCGAACTCTTCGCCGTCGGCTCCCCCGGCCGGGACGTCCTGCTGCCGTTCACGTGGCTCTATACGGTGCTGTTCACCGCGTTCGGGGTGGGCGTCTGGAACTCCGTGCGCGGCAACCGCGCCCTGCGCATCAGCGGCGGCCTGCTCACCGGGTACGGGCTGTGGAACATCATGGGCGCCATCTACCCGCTGACGCTGGGGGACGATGCTTCCGTTCCCATGCATATCCTCGTCACCAACGTTCAGCTTGCACTCATGGTCGCGGCAATGTGTTTCGTGGCTGCGGGGTTCCACGGCCGGATGCGGGCGTATTCGATCGTCTCGCTCGCGGCTTCCGCGGTGATGGGCATGGTGGCGTTCATGGCCGCCCCGGGCCCAACCTCGTGCTGGGCATCGGCGAAAGAATCAGCATTGGGGCGTTCTTGCTCTGGGTAGCGGTCCTCACGGTGGCGCTGTGGAGGCGGCTGCCGGCAGTCATGGCAGCTCCGGCGGGTTCGGTGCCGGACCCCGCGGCGCAGTAGCGGGCCTCTCACGGCCAAAGGCGGACGCAGTTCATAATGACCAAGTGATCACGCTCATCAAGGTCCTCCACAGCATCATCTACGCTGGCGGCTACCTGGCCATCGTTGTGCTTGCCTCAGTGATCAGCCGCAACGGCAAGCCGGCGGTAGGGCTCGGCATCATGTTGACCCTCGCCGCCGTCTCGGCGACACTCCTCATCGCTTCCGCCGTGGTCACCCGCCGATACAAGCGGACGGTGCATTCCGCCCCGAACGCGGAGACCGCTGCCGCGGCCGGACCCACCAAGACCTACAGCGCGCACATCTCGGAATCCTACGAACACGACACCCACACTGTTTGGTCGCTGATCCGGCCGGCCGAGAGCGCCGTGTTGCTCACTGACGTACAAAGGGCCTTCACCGTGCCGGGGACACCTGTTGGCGTCGGGGAACAGCAATGCTTCATCCGCCGCAACGGTTCGGTTTCCATCATCGAGGTCATCGGTGAAGAGAGCCCGTGGTGGGCAACAACGAGGCCCGTATCGCCGGACGATATGAATAGTCGCTCGACCTACCGCCTTGAACCGACCTCAACCGGATGCACTCTCACTCTTGGAACCGTCATTGAACTCCCTGCAAACGAAGTGCTTGCAGAGGACCCCGACCAATGGTGGGAAACCCAAATGAGGCCCTACCTGACCCGGATCAAGGAAGTCCTGGCCGCGGGTCAAACGTAGCGTGGGCGGAGCAACGTCAGCTCCCCCCAACCGGATGCCGCCGTCGTCGCAAGGATTCAGCCAAGCCCCGCCGGCTACCCGTGGGTGACCGCAGCACCCAGCAGTCCGAACAGCGTCCCGGCCGCCAGGGCAATCAGGGCACGCATCCCTGTGGGATACAGCCAGCGCACTGCGAACACAGCCGCTGCCAGGATGACGCCGTTGACGATACTCAGGATGACCGCGATCCACTCGGACCCGGTGGCCACCCCGAAACCTCCGCCGCTGCAACCGCTGACGCCGCACCACGCAAAACTCGCCACCATCCACTGTGGCAGGCTCAGCAGAACTGCCAAAGGAACCGCCCACCAAAGCTTTGCGACGTCCGGGGTTATCCCGCGCAATTCGCCTTCGGGTACTGAGGCGAGGGACCGGGCGTGCCGGCCCGAACCAGTGCACGCCTGCGGACGCTGAGGACAATCCAGCGGAAGACCCCCGCGTTGACCACCGCAAGGAGGAGGTATCCGAGATAGTAGAGAACCGTAGTCAGGCCCAATCCACCCCCGGAGCCAAAAGTCCCGACGACGAAATACGCAAACGAAACGGGCATTGTCAGAACCACCAGGGCGAGCAGCAGGCCCTCCTTGAACCCGGCATCCAGGTCCATTGCGAAGCCTCGGCTAACCAGCGCAGCCACCACAACGGCGAACGTCACCGATAAATAAACGACGACGGCGGTTCCGGCCCAGCGCGGCAAGCCCCTTCCATTCGGCCGTGATCCACTGCCCACAACGTTCCCCCTTAACGTCGTTCCGGCCTATCCCCTCACCCGAACAGCGCCGCGACGCCGGTCAGCGTGACAAAGACTCCGTAGAGCAGCGGTATCCCCACCAAGGCCCACGCCAGGACGAGCATGCCGGTGGC
Protein-coding regions in this window:
- a CDS encoding universal stress protein codes for the protein MASTGSFLIVVGFDGSEYSQAALDWAMDEARQRNGHLRLVTAWHKPPMAWYPTVLETAAGEIAAEDSPEQVARTRQGEALKSAADGGVTAAGELVDTPSPASAILEAAKDADLIVVGSRGHGGFPGLHLGSVSTQVVTHAQCPVLVVHRKA
- a CDS encoding lipid kinase; protein product: MKAARDARSAAVVINAGSRRGVAQEIAVDTMRKAGVPISAVHRVQSGGELAATLDRVLADGHDLIVVGGGDGTVSYAAGRVAGTNVALGVLPLGTANDFARTLEIPNNLAEACATIAEGKVVDIDLGRANGEPFLNVASVGLSVAVTEALSPRLKRYIGPLAYSVATLRAYARHKPFRARLEFPEGDHEPMELDNLLQVAVGNGRYYGGGNTVSPTAGIDDHILDVYAILAGPLREHVSIARLLKDGSFIKHDKVYHLTSRHVRLVTEPPLPVNLDGEIATVTPADFTVQRNAVHVVVPQSSTSALLDGPGAAD
- a CDS encoding class I SAM-dependent methyltransferase, giving the protein MGIPTSVLNHSRAAAVDAPAIVTWAEAGESMTARWRSANGRPAPTRVQVVSDSLTANDANRMASQGIAMLWHGDFHNARQILNAMDRRMGAEKRETAATPAEKFYRHRQSASHRARILGLLLIPLDPGPVVPLRRAPDIREAAAEAYGEIGESSVVSLHELVGAIGAHEWRRKGVHVDALQGRIHPHYGTFFPTRSEYVDLVAAAALPSDTLAFDVGTGTGVLAAVLASRGVHRVVATDNEPRAIACAAENFRNLGVQDRAEAVLADMFPPGRAPLIVCNPPWIPATPHSSLDSAVYDPGSRMLFRFLNELSDHLEPGGEGWLVLSDLAEHLGLRSREGLLAAIEAAGLKVMERLDTKPTHPKASDRDDPLFEARTAEVTSLWRLVTR
- a CDS encoding DUF998 domain-containing protein — translated: MSIDKRRLPLRRRAATHGTQRHDVTRKALLAAGALSSLLYVVATDGVAASMWDGYRRTEQMVSELFAVGSPGRDVLLPFTWLYTVLFTAFGVGVWNSVRGNRALRISGGLLTGYGLWNIMGAIYPLTLGDDASVPMHILVTNVQLALMVAAMCFVAAGFHGRMRAYSIVSLAASAVMGMVAFMAAPGPTSCWASAKESALGRSCSG